The following is a genomic window from Candidatus Aegiribacteria sp..
CCTTTAGGTGCCGGGCCTAACAACTAAACATTTTGTCCTTTTATATCCTATTTCTTTCTATCTTCTGCAAGTTTTTTAAACGATCTGTCCCATGTTTTCTCAGCCTCTGGCGAGAACGCGCACGCAGTGAATTCCCCCATTCTTCTGTGATATGCAATACACTCTTTGCAGTTTCCATGCCGGGGGCATCCCGGATAGGTACAGGGGCAATTCTCATTTCTATCGGTCACGGTGTTTCACTCCTCTGAATATGAATCTGTTATTATGCTATTATCTTCTGAATGAAAATCATATCTGATGTATACAGTGAATACTGAAAGAGGACAACTCTATGATAGAAGCCGTTATTTTTGATCTGGATGGAACACTTCTCGATACTCTTGAAGATATTTGTGATGTGGTGAACAGCGTACTGAATTCCAACGGAATACCCGACAAACCTATTGATGAAATAAGGCTTGCAGTAGGCAAGGGAGTTGAGGAGCTGGTGCGAAAGCTTATCCCATCAGGTATCGCAACAGATGAAAGCGTTATGAAAATATCTGATCAGATCAGGGAAACTTATCTCGAACGGGGTTCTGTAAAAACCCGTCCCTATCCTGGGATAAGAGAGCTACTGCAAAGTCTTCAGGTTGAGCATGTACCGATGGCCGTGCTTACTAACAAACCCCAGAATTCAGCCGAAAAGGCTGTGGATTTGTATTTCAGCGATATACCTTTTATCTCGATCAATGGAGTTGAACCCGGCTGCTTAATGAAGCCTTCGCCGGATGTTGTTATACCGATTATCGATAAGTTCGGAACTCTTTCCGGGAATACATTGATGGTTGGTGACAGCGATGTTGATATGGAGACAGCTGTGAATTCTGGAATGATTGCTATTGGTGTATCATGGGGATTCAGGGATGTATCTCTTCTGCTGGAACACGGTGCTGAATACATAGTTGAGAGCCCCGGAGAGATCGTGGAAATCGTAAAAAGGTACCGTAGCTAACATCTGAACACTTGCTACAAGTGAAATAATAGCAATGCTTATTGGTGTTTAGATATTGAACCATAAACATAATATTAGGCACAATAATATATTAATAAGACATAATGTTTAGATGTTGGGCCCGGCACCCATTACACAGATGGCTGATGGTATGGATTTAAGGATCACAGTCGCGTTGTCTGGTATTTGAGATACCAGTTCTCCATCAAGTTCAATCCTGGTGCTTCCCACAGCTTCAAGTCTAAACTCCTTACTGCGCCAGGATATGACAGCGTGGTTTTTCAGGATGCTGCCCCGGAATAACATAGGAACACTTCGGATAAACCGAGTCCGGGAAATTGGCTTGACCATCGCAGTATCCAGCATGTCATCGAAGGGGAAGGAGGAAGGGG
Proteins encoded in this region:
- a CDS encoding DUF6485 family protein; translation: MTDRNENCPCTYPGCPRHGNCKECIAYHRRMGEFTACAFSPEAEKTWDRSFKKLAEDRKK
- a CDS encoding HAD family hydrolase — protein: MIEAVIFDLDGTLLDTLEDICDVVNSVLNSNGIPDKPIDEIRLAVGKGVEELVRKLIPSGIATDESVMKISDQIRETYLERGSVKTRPYPGIRELLQSLQVEHVPMAVLTNKPQNSAEKAVDLYFSDIPFISINGVEPGCLMKPSPDVVIPIIDKFGTLSGNTLMVGDSDVDMETAVNSGMIAIGVSWGFRDVSLLLEHGAEYIVESPGEIVEIVKRYRS